In Temnothorax longispinosus isolate EJ_2023e chromosome 2, Tlon_JGU_v1, whole genome shotgun sequence, one DNA window encodes the following:
- the Idh gene encoding isocitrate dehydrogenase [NADP] cytoplasmic isoform X2, protein MAKIKAGPVVDILGDEMTRIIWDSIKEKLILPYLDIELHTYDLGIENRDATNDKVTVDCAEAIKRYNVGIKCATITPDEKRVEEFKLKQMWKSPNGTIRNILGGTVFREAIICKNIPRLVVGWKEPIIIGRHAHADQYKATDFVVPGPGKLEITWTGESGEKIQHTVHDFKGPGIAQAQYNTDESIRAFAHSSFQYALSRTYPLYLSTKNTILKKYDGRFKDIFQEIYEKEYRQQFEAKEIWYEHRLIDDMVAYAMKSDGGFVWSCKNYDGDVQSDSVAQGYGSLGMMTSVLLCPDGRTIEAEAAHGTVTRHYRQYQKGNETSTNPIASIFAWTRGLLHRAKLDDNARLRHFAETLEKVCVDTIEAGFLTKDLAICIKGMNNVTRSDYLETFEFMNKLAENLKKQLKA, encoded by the exons ATGGCAAAAATAAAG GCAGGTCCAGTCGTCGACATTCTCGGTGATGAAATGACGCGCATCATATGGGATTCCATTAAGGAGAAACTCATCTTGCCCTACTTGGACATCGAGTTGCATACGTACGACTTGGGTATCGAGAATCGCGACGCCACCAACGACAAGGTGACGGTGGATTGCGCCGAGGCGATCAAACGTTACAACGTCGGCATCAAGTGTGCCACCATCACGCCCGACGAGAAACGCGTGGAGGAGTTCAAGCTGAAGCAGATGTGGAAGAGCCCGAACGGCACCATCAGGAACATCCTGGGCGGCACGGTGTTCCGCGAGGCGATCATCTGCAAGAACATACCGCGTCTGGTGGTCGGTTGGAAGGAGCCGATCATTATCGGCAGGCACGCGCATGCCGATCAGTACAAGGCCACGGATTTCGTGGTGCCGGGTCCCGGGAAGCTGGAGATCACGTGGACCGGCGAGTCCGGCGAGAAGATCCAGCACACCGTCCACGATTTCAAAGGTCCCGGCATCGCCCAGGCTCAATACAACACCGACGAGAGCATTCGCGCTTTCGCCCACAGCTCATTCCAGTACGCGTTATCGCGCACCTATCCGCTGTACCTTTCCACGAAGAACACGATCCTCAAGAAGTACGACGGTCGCTTCAAGGACATATTCCAGGAGATCTACGAAAAGGAATACAGACAGCAGTTCGAGGCGAAGGAGATATGGTACGAGCACCGGTTGATCGACGACATGGTGGCCTACGCCATGAAGTCTGACGGTGGTTTCGTATGGTCGTGCAAGAACTACGACGGTGACGTACAGTCGGACTCGGTGGCGCAGGGCTACGGCTCCTTGGGTATGATGACGTCGGTCCTCCTATGTCCGGACGGTCGCACGATCGAGGCCGAAGCCGCCCACGGTACCGTCACCCGTCACTACCGTCAGTACCAGAAGGGCAACGAGACGTCCACCAATCCGATCGCCTCTATTTTCGCGTGGACCCGCGGCTTGCTGCATCGCGCCAAGCTCGATGACAACGCGCGTCTGCGACACTTTGCCGAAACGTTGGAGAAGGTCTGCGTCGACACCATCGAGGCTGGTTTCCTCACCAAGGATCTCGCCATATGCATCAAGGGCATGAACAACGTCACCCGGTCCGATTACCTCGAAACGTTCGAGTTTATGAACAAGCTCGCTGAGAATCTGAAGAAACAGCTCAAGGCATGA
- the Idh gene encoding isocitrate dehydrogenase [NADP] cytoplasmic isoform X1, translating into MLAPHRALQPYAHFIRTVRSLQSASYHGVTSTSSSPLVVREPDRHRRHLLRNSSSIEQFARTLGASFATMAKIKAGPVVDILGDEMTRIIWDSIKEKLILPYLDIELHTYDLGIENRDATNDKVTVDCAEAIKRYNVGIKCATITPDEKRVEEFKLKQMWKSPNGTIRNILGGTVFREAIICKNIPRLVVGWKEPIIIGRHAHADQYKATDFVVPGPGKLEITWTGESGEKIQHTVHDFKGPGIAQAQYNTDESIRAFAHSSFQYALSRTYPLYLSTKNTILKKYDGRFKDIFQEIYEKEYRQQFEAKEIWYEHRLIDDMVAYAMKSDGGFVWSCKNYDGDVQSDSVAQGYGSLGMMTSVLLCPDGRTIEAEAAHGTVTRHYRQYQKGNETSTNPIASIFAWTRGLLHRAKLDDNARLRHFAETLEKVCVDTIEAGFLTKDLAICIKGMNNVTRSDYLETFEFMNKLAENLKKQLKA; encoded by the exons ATGCTTGCGCCCCACCGTGCCCTCCAGCCGTACGCACATTTTATAAGGACTGTACGCTCGTTGCAGTCGGCTAGTTACCACGGTGTCACGTCAACGTCGTCATCCCCGCTCGTCGTGCGAGAACCcgatcgtcatcgtcgtcaccTGCTGCGAAATTCGTCGTCGATAGAACAATTCGCGAGGACACTCGGCGCCTCGTTCGCGACAATGGCAAAAATAAAG GCAGGTCCAGTCGTCGACATTCTCGGTGATGAAATGACGCGCATCATATGGGATTCCATTAAGGAGAAACTCATCTTGCCCTACTTGGACATCGAGTTGCATACGTACGACTTGGGTATCGAGAATCGCGACGCCACCAACGACAAGGTGACGGTGGATTGCGCCGAGGCGATCAAACGTTACAACGTCGGCATCAAGTGTGCCACCATCACGCCCGACGAGAAACGCGTGGAGGAGTTCAAGCTGAAGCAGATGTGGAAGAGCCCGAACGGCACCATCAGGAACATCCTGGGCGGCACGGTGTTCCGCGAGGCGATCATCTGCAAGAACATACCGCGTCTGGTGGTCGGTTGGAAGGAGCCGATCATTATCGGCAGGCACGCGCATGCCGATCAGTACAAGGCCACGGATTTCGTGGTGCCGGGTCCCGGGAAGCTGGAGATCACGTGGACCGGCGAGTCCGGCGAGAAGATCCAGCACACCGTCCACGATTTCAAAGGTCCCGGCATCGCCCAGGCTCAATACAACACCGACGAGAGCATTCGCGCTTTCGCCCACAGCTCATTCCAGTACGCGTTATCGCGCACCTATCCGCTGTACCTTTCCACGAAGAACACGATCCTCAAGAAGTACGACGGTCGCTTCAAGGACATATTCCAGGAGATCTACGAAAAGGAATACAGACAGCAGTTCGAGGCGAAGGAGATATGGTACGAGCACCGGTTGATCGACGACATGGTGGCCTACGCCATGAAGTCTGACGGTGGTTTCGTATGGTCGTGCAAGAACTACGACGGTGACGTACAGTCGGACTCGGTGGCGCAGGGCTACGGCTCCTTGGGTATGATGACGTCGGTCCTCCTATGTCCGGACGGTCGCACGATCGAGGCCGAAGCCGCCCACGGTACCGTCACCCGTCACTACCGTCAGTACCAGAAGGGCAACGAGACGTCCACCAATCCGATCGCCTCTATTTTCGCGTGGACCCGCGGCTTGCTGCATCGCGCCAAGCTCGATGACAACGCGCGTCTGCGACACTTTGCCGAAACGTTGGAGAAGGTCTGCGTCGACACCATCGAGGCTGGTTTCCTCACCAAGGATCTCGCCATATGCATCAAGGGCATGAACAACGTCACCCGGTCCGATTACCTCGAAACGTTCGAGTTTATGAACAAGCTCGCTGAGAATCTGAAGAAACAGCTCAAGGCATGA
- the Mio gene encoding GATOR2 complex protein MIOS-B: protein MSRPKWDVLWSPFHSDRFITWDSDTMLNLYEISPRDNSVRENEQTYLQISDHSVAELVCSITINSYAKCVDICPQPEPDIVASGHANGKIVLSTFSVPEFDYQGLVGREFFPKYMRSCNVVAWNPVDTHLIMSGLDKHSKEHSVLLWDVHHCPKGSERPIVEAGISETVHSAAWFKHEPRCLALGVNNKQLKVIDFRDSAKVVNVTPTKAIYNLSVNPHNNYQLLSHVDNLITIWDTRCFEKPIVTIMPQRQVTKVLWCPTRRNLIGTLQKDSVSLHLFDIQYCGVEDTEPGVLERVVLPPWHSPLSFSWHPTDENRLLAISLLGVTDYTVSERITLNWSARSCLMWNCAFKSFKYIHSEDSVYKELDDISVLTKRRAMFEYGLLPELAHNGDIAENETLKNVWQWLYLSRSLVEDGTIQSPDNKHPGVRTVLKLDQQNPVNGLKTELIHRPWTDIGSGYMTKVYRSPDREKSLLLCGLRFDRETNTAYDNAYLEKLEKEGAYAKAAAFAVFNLCLRQAIDILNRGASKKQTTILNMVAMALSGFSEERTTLWRESCQKSKSQLSDPYLRATFGFLTADNESYESVLNENGMAVEDRVAFALMFLSDNKLHEYLKKLTQKVIEDGDLAGFLVTGASMESIQLLSKYLEITSDVQSCTLIAIRAFPPKLLQENQVQVWITSYRHLLNAWKLWFQRAKFDIAMRSSTPQERPPQQIHVSCHFCGKSISASMQGLSRTRVPFGRLGSTPNKLKMTACPNCRKPLPRCAICLMHIGTVSGLQTAPSPGGTRNEECNTKLTEFNSWFSWCLTCKHGGHSEHIAQWFRQHTECPVTSCNCRCSSLDYTRNATVT, encoded by the exons ATGAGCCGCCCGAAATGGGACGTGCTGTGGTCCCCCTTTCACTCGGACCGATTCATCACGTGGGACAGCGACACGATGTTGAATCTCTACGAGATCAGTCCGCGTGATAATAGCGTACGGGAGAACGAGCAAACTT ATCTGCAGATTTCGGATCATTCCGTAGCGGAGCTGGTCTGCTCCATTACCATTAACAGCTACGCGAAATGCGTCGACATATGTCCGCAACCGGAGCCGGACATCGTTGCCAGTGGCCACGCGAATGGAAAGATAGTTCTGAGTACCTTCAGCGTGCCAGAGTTCGATTATCAGGGCCTGGTCGGCAGAGAATTTT TTCCAAAGTACATGCGGTCGTGCAACGTCGTTGCCTGGAATCCTGTGGACACCCACCTGATCATGTCGGGCCTGGACAAACATAGCAAGGAGCACTCGGTGTTGCTCTGGGACGTGCACCATTGTCCGAAAGGCTCGGAGCGACCGATAGTAGAAGCCGGCATATCAGAAACCGTACATTCCGCCGCTTGGTTTAAACACGAGCCAAGATGTCTGGCTCTCGGTGTTAATAACAAGCAGTTGAAAGTTATCGATTTCAGAG attctgCAAAGGTGGTGAACGTTACTCCTACAAAAGCGATATATAACCTATCGGTAAACCCCCATAATAATTATCAGTTGCTTTCGCACGTCGACAACCTGATAACAATCTGGGATACTCGGTGCTTCGAGAAACCGATTGTTACAATAATGCCGCAACGACAGGTCACGAAGGTGTTGTGGTGTCCCACTAGACGAAATCTAATTGGCACTTTACAAAAAGATTCAG tcAGCCTGCATCTGTTTGATATTCAGTACTGCGGGGTAGAGGACACTGAGCCGGGTGTTTTGGAAAGAGTGGTTTTACCACCGTGGCATAGCCCCCTAAGTTTTTCATGGCATCCGACCGATGAGAATCGATTGTTGGCTATATCGCTGCTAG GTGTAACCGATTATACTGTATCCGAGAGAATAACGCTCAACTGGTCCGCTCGGTCGTGTCTCATGTGGAATTGCGCTTTCAAGTCGTTTAAATACATACACAGTGAAGATAGCGTTTATAAGGAATTAGATGATATCTCAGTTTTAACCAAGAGGCGTGCTATGTTCGAATATGGCTTGCTT CCGGAGTTGGCTCACAATGGCGACATAGCTGAAAACGAAActctaaaaaatgtatggcAATGGTTGTACCTGAGTCGTTCTTTAGTAGAAGACGGCACTATACAGAGTCCCGATAATAAGCATCCTGGTGTGAG GACAGTTTTGAAATTGGATCAGCAAAATCCGGTCAATGGTTTGAAAACTGAACTGATCCATCGCCCGTGGACGGATATAGGTTCTGGTTATATGACAAAGGTTTACAG ATCGCCGGACAGAGAAAAGAGTCTTCTTCTGTGCGGTTTACGATTTGACAGAGAAACCAATACGGCGTATGATAATGCGTATCTGGAGAAGCTCGAGAAGGAAGGCGCGTACGCGAAAGCAGCCGCGTTCGCGGTATTTAATCTCTGCTTAAGGCAGgctatagatattttaaaccGAGGTGCTAGCAAGAAGCAAACGACAATTCTAAATATGGTGGCTATGGCATTGTCAGGCTTCTCCGAAGAACGTACTACATTGTGGAGAGAATCATGCCAGAAATCTAAATCCCAGTTATCAGATCCTTATCTGAGAGCGACGTTCGGTTTCTTGACTGCGGATAACGAGTCCTATGAAAGCGTACTT AACGAAAATGGTATGGCTGTCGAAGATCGAGTAGCATTCGCTCTCATGTTCTTATCGGATAATAAGCTGCACGAGTACTTGAAAAAACTGACCCAGAAGGTAATTGAAGACGGAGATCTAGCGGGCTTCTTAGTTACAG GTGCGAGTATGGAAAGTATACAGTTATTGAGTAAATATTTGGAAATCACCTCGGATGTTCAAAGTTGTACTCTTATCGCTATCAGAGCTTTTCCGCCCAAGTTACTACAAGAGAATCAAGTTCAAGTATGGATCACAAG TTACAGACACCTCTTGAACGCGTGGAAATTATGGTTTCAAAGAGCCAAATTTGACATCGCCATGAGGTCCTCGACGCCGCAGGAGAGACCGCCGCAACAGATACATGTATCTTGTCACTTCTGCGGCAAAAGCATATCAGCTTCCATGCAAGGGCTGAGCAGGACGAGGGTCCCATTCGGCAGATTAGGCAGTACTCCTAACAAATTAAAG ATGACGGCATGCCCGAATTGTCGTAAACCTTTGCCTCGGTGCGCAATATGCTTGATGCACATAGGCACCGTCAGCGGATTACAAACAGCTCCCAGTCCCGGTGGCACCAGGAACGAGGAATGCAATACGAAACTTACGGAATTCAACAGCTGGTTCTCGTGGTGCCTAACATGTAAACACGGTGGACACAGCGAACATATAGCTCAGTGGTTTCG ACAACACACTGAATGTCCTGTAACGTCTTGCAATTGTCGCTGCTCGTCCTTGGATTACACGCGTAACGCAACTGTGACATAG
- the LOC139825312 gene encoding uncharacterized protein, with the protein MSDTRVLGKRLGQRVNQEAIVLGRITEKSSEGKSAEITTTDDARVNVTFLEPLTRASNLSDYVEVHGTVKSKSTMSCSRVIYFPPDMSKDFDTNSYNTMMNMRCAVEKELEGGFYGD; encoded by the exons ATGTCAGACACACGTGTTCTGGGCAAGCGATTAGGGCAACGCGTCAATCAAGAGGCGATCGTGCTTGGCAGAATCACGGAG AAAAGCTCGGAAGGTAAGAGCGCAGAAATAACAACAACGGATGACGCTCGAGTTAACGTCACGTTTCTCGAGCCACTCACTCGAGCCAGCAACCTTTCAGACTACGTAGAGGTGCACGGTACAGTGAAGTCCAAGTCTACCATGTCCTGCAGTAGAGTTATATACTTCCCACCGGACATGAGTAAAGACTTTG ATACAAACAGCTACAACACAATGATGAATATGCGCTGCGCAGTGGAAAAGGAGTTAGAGGGAGGGTTTTACGGAGATTAA
- the LOC139825308 gene encoding uncharacterized protein, translated as MAKSTINSLQEMSIKQGFTKLPDYKFTEKRLDGTTIQFTCNVFCNVSLSRQLKACGTGTSKKEAKHNAAENMLLLLDTNHEAPLPIDNLSSSSVANITHSPEKVYETSSPNEESTVDRNYVGLLQEFCQQQKIPTSNIMYKLIYEEGPIHTKTFTMEVTVGSLRERAMARCKKAAKQQAARKLLLRVNPNVDNPIIVNLNIVDSNTPNRLEMLGKEALGQEEVLGKEMLELENNIRKLGTGILDCVTNKETIAELTEKAKLLYVERTKKSYGIIDQTTNPLAINNLHNLFEKNYSSKIQDSLREKMRIIQNKYTDQTDLWQIRCDIESSLNVKIQQITVHSKMKDHIIIYLRLPSNPCITQFGKGETKFIAQSRAMYNLVTAILILLNV; from the exons ATGGCTAAGTCGACAATTAATTCGTTACAAGAAATGTCAATTAAACAAGGATTTACTAAACTCCCTGATTACAAATTTACGGAGAAAAGGTTGGACGGAACTACCATACAATTTACatgtaatgtattttgtaatgtgtctctctctcgacAATTGAAAGCATGTGGTACAGGAACATCCAAAAAGGAAGCCAAGCATAATGCGGCAGAGAACATGCTATTACTGCTCGACACAAATCATGAAGCTCCACTGCCAATAGATAATTTGTCGTCATCTTCAGTTGCAAATATAACACATAGTCCTGAAAAAGTCTACGAGACGTCTTCGCCGAATGAAGAGTCAACCGTTGACCGTAATTACGTTGGATTGTTGCAA GAGTTTTGTCAGCAACAAAAGATACCGACGAGTAACATTATGTACAAGCTTATCTATGAGGAGGGACCAATTCACACGAAAACGTTCACGATGGAAGTTACCGTGGGGTCACTACGGGAGAGGGCTATGGCAAGGTGCAAGAAGGCTGCTAAGCAACAAGCTGCCAGAAAGTTGCTGCTGCGTGTGAATCCAAACGTAGATAATCCAATTATAGTTAATCTGAATATAGTTGATTCAAATACGCCTAACAGACTGGAAATGCTTGGAAAGGAAGCGCTTGGACAGGAGGAGGTGCTTGGAAAGGAGATGCTTGAGCTTGAGAATAATATACGAAAATTGGGTACAGGAATATTAGACTGCGTGACTAACAAGGAAACCATAGCGGAGTTGACAGAAAAAGCAAAATTGCTCTATGTTGAACGTACCAAAAAAAGCTACGGGATAATCGATCAGACAACCAATCCTCTTGCAATcaataatttgcacaatttatttGAGAAGAATTATTCCAGCAAGATTCAGGACAGCTTGAGAGAGAAAATGCGGATTATACAGAACAAATACACCGATCAAACAGATCTTTGGCAAATCAGATGTGATATCGAAAGTTCGTTGAATGTCAAGATACAACAAATCACTGTACATAGCAAAATGAAGGACCACATCATAATATACTTACGCTTGCCGTCCAATCCTTGTATCACGCAATTCGGCAAGGGTGAAACTAAATTTATAGCACAATCTCGTGCCATGTATAACCTTGTTACAGCTATTTTGATACTTCTGAATGTTTGA